The segment GGAGGTGCAAGATCACGCCACGGATTGGCTATGGACCTACAACAACGACAGACCCAATATGGCCATCGGCGGCATCACACCCGCCCAGAAACTGAAATTGGCCGCGTGAGTTCTATGTTCCAACCCCGTTAAAAACGGGGGGATTACCGTGACGCCTGCATCCAAAGCCGTTCTCTCGCATTCATCTTCTGTCCTGGCCGTAACCATGACGATTGGAACATCGGCATTAAAGCCATCAAGCCCGCCTGAACGGATCAGCTTGGTGCAGGCTATGCCGTCGAGCATGGGCATCATCCAGTCGAGAAAAACGATGTCAGTGCTGCCATCTGTCAAATCGCCGTCTTCAAGGCTGACGATATTGGCGGCACCGAATGCGAGTGTGCCATCCTCCACTTCCATGACATCGCGGCAATGGTAAGGAACCCAGAGCGATTCTGATCAGTTCCCGCATCGGCTTAGCGTCATCAACGACCAATGCCCTTCGGATTCGTGGAAACATAGATTTCACGCTTTCATCTTGGTGACGTTGATTTGCCGCCATCAATCGGCAGTTACCAATAAGTACCACGTGCCCCAGAGCACGGCCAAGATATTCCATTATTGCAATTGAATGACTTCAATTAGCAGGGGAACGCCCCTTACTTATTTCCGAGAACCTTTCCCATGGACACCAGGGTGAAGGGTCAGGGACGGACCAGCGGCATGACCGGCTTCAAACGCCCCTGCCGCGACCTTCTTCCCTGATTCCCGGCCACGTCTCAGGTTCAGGTCCAACTTGGCGAATTCAGATTCGACGATGCCGTGGCGGACCTCTGGTGGACCGGCCAGTCTTCTTGGCTTCCTTGGCAGGCTTGGGGGCGGTTGCGGGCTTGGAAGCCTTACGTGGCGGCATGACTATCCCTTCCCTGTTCATCAGGTGGCTGATTTGGGCTTCCTGTTCGTCCGGGAATAGCCCAGCCCAACAGCTTTCGCAAACTCCGATCTGCGTGCGGCGTATTCCGGGGCGACGAGAGGGTAATCCCTGGGCAAAGCCCACTTGGCCCGGTACTCGTCGGCAGTCAGCCCATGCCCAGTCGTGAGGTGTCGCTTAAGCATCTTTTGCCGATCACCACATTCCAAACAGACAATGTAATCGGGGGTCACCGACCGCTTCACCGAAACGGCAGGCTGCTGCCGTTCAGCCGGTGCCGAAGCAGAGGTACCCGTACCGGACAAAGTCGAATAAACGGACTTGATCAGAATCGGAACGTCCCTGGCTTCCACCGTGTTGCCCCCCAGATAGGCAACCACAATCTTGGTGGTCAGCGCCTTGATTTCATCGGCCATTGATAGTGTCCTTGAGGCTCTTTCCGGCGGTGAATTTAGCAGACTTGCTGGCCGCGATAGTCAGGGCCTTGCCAGTCTGCGGATTCCGCCCTTCACGTGCAGGACGGGCCGAGACCGAGAAGGTTCCAAAGCCGACCAGACGCACATCATCGCCGGACTTCATGGCGGCGGTGATGGCTGCGAAAACAGCATCAATGGCATTGCCCGCATCGGCCTTGGTCATTTTGGCACCATCGGCGACGGCGGCGATCAATTCGGACTTGTTCATTTGCCCCTCCCTGCGAAAAGTATGGCTATAACGAATGGCACGACGAACAGGCATCGTCAACCAAACGGGTTTAATCAGGAGTCGGCAAGGTAAGCAGGAAAGTCGAGCCGCCTGAAGGCGATTGCTCGCCCCCCAATCTCGCCGCTGTGCGTTCCCAAATCTATACCGGCACTGTGAACCTGAAGGTGGCTCCGTGCCCGGGTTCTGACTCCACCCAAATTTGCCCACCATGCTGTGTGATGATCCGCTTGCAGATCGCAAATCCGGATTGATGGCCTTCATACTCGTAATTCGTCCCTTGGCGACAAATCCCGACTGCATCAGTTGACGCAACACGTATGCCGGATTCATCAGGGTCAGGTGTTTGCCGGTCGTGGTTACCACGTCGCGGTCGGGAACGTGCAAGTGGGGATTCGGGGGAGTTTGGGCGTCAAGAGCCACACAAACTCCACCATGGGATGCAGCCCAATGGCGGAAGCCGATATCTGTTTGCACGCTGGTTCGTGCTTCTTGAATTGCCAGACCTACCGCTTGCTGCCTTTCGTTTTCAGCCGCCATCCAAAACGAAAGCAAGACTGCCGCTGTCCATAATGCAGCAGACCCTACAATTAAAGCCTTTTGCGTCCAATGTGACGCAAAAGGCTTTAATCTTATGTATGCCCTCGCCGGGCGCAAACCTACGGTTTGCTTGGCCGCTCGCTCAATGCTCGCCAAAGCGGTTTGCGCCAGATAAAGCGCAAACCGCTTTAGCTTTCGAAATGCCGAAACAGAAACCGCAGCATTTGGTTGTGCATTGGAGGTCATTAGCAAATACTCCGGCACGTAAGCCTGTCCAGCTTAAGCCGCTCACGCAGCAAGCGTATCATGCCTATTTCAAAAGCCATATACCTTGCCAGCTCTGCCTTCATGCATTGGCCAGCCTATGTCTCCTCCTTCATCCGGAGAACCCCAGCCTCCAATCCCGCAGCGATCACCGTGTCCGAAATGGCATCCTTGACCTCACCAGGCAGAATGATTGCGGCCCTCCATGAGCCATCTGGTGCCCGGTATGTTGGCAAGGAAACCTCGTACTTTTGCCATCAGCCCTCACCTTGACTCCTTGGATGATCATCTCGATGCCATCAAAGACGACCTCAACATCAGCCAAGGCACGTAGCTTACCGGCATTCTTCACGTCGCTGATGCCGATTGCGGATACAGTAATCGATGCGGTGTCCATGGTCGGATTTACGTTCAAGATTTTCACCATATGGGCGAAAAGTTCATCCTGTACGTCTTGATGGCGTGTCCCGAATACGATAGCGTTCTGCTGTTGTATTCACCTAATCGGCTGTGTCTGGATGGATATTTCCCGCCCACCCCCAAAATCCGTCCAGCATGATTAGGCGGTAGAGTTCTCGCCCGTTCGCCACCGCCGATCTGCTTTACGGTTCGCTCCGCTTCACAGGAACGACCACGAAGAACTCTTGATCATTCCGCGCCTATTCGCTTTACGCCCACACCCACTACATTTAGAGTGGGTGCAAAGCGAATAGGTGGTGGCCATGGACGTTCTCGTCCGAGCTGACCTCCCGTTCCCGGAATCGCTTCCTGGGTTCCAGCGGCTTTTTCCTGACGATGCGGCTTGCGCCACGTACCTGGAGCGCTCCCGTTGGCCGGACGGTTTCGTCTGCCCCCATTGCGGTGTTGTCGGATCACCGTTCCGCTTCGAAAACCGTCCCGGCATCCTGCGTTGTCGGGCCTGCCGCAAGAATACTGGCCTGACCGTTGGCACTGTCATGGAGCGCAGCCATATTCCGCTCTCGACGTGGTTTTGGGCCGCCTATCTGGTGTCCAGCCAGACGCCCGGCTTGTCTGCCGTCCAATTCCAGCGCCAGCTTGGACTGTCCCGCTATGAGACTGCGTTCGGCATTCTCCACAAGCTCCGCGCCGCCATGGTCCGTCCTGACCAAGACCGCATCGGCGGCCATCCCGATCAGCATGTTGAGGTGGATGAGACGTGGGTAGGTGGACGCACACGCGGCGAGGGCCGGGGCGGCCATCACAAGGTGCTGGTGGCCGCCGCCGTCGAGGTGCGGCACCGGGAACCGGGAACCGCCCAAGACAATCGGCGCGACGGTCGCTACGCCGGTCGGGTGCGTCTGGCGATTGCCGCCGACCGTAGCGCCGAAGCGCTGGGCGGTTTCGTCAAGAGTGCCGTCGAACTCGGCACGCTGGTCATCACCGATGATTGGAGCGGCTATGGCGGGCTGCGTAAGGACGGCTACGACCACCATGCAATTGCCCAATGCGGCGACCCAGAGGTGCCGGAGGAGTTCTTGCCCATCGTCCGTCTGGTCTTCTCAAACCTGAAATCGTGGATCAACGGCATTCATCACGGCGTCAGCGCCAAACACCTTCAGGCATACCTCAACGAGTTTACCTTCCGGTTCAATCGCCGCTTCTACCCGTTCAATGCCTTCCGGTCGCTCCTTGGAATTGCCGGGGATGCGACAGCGCCAACCAAAACGGAGCTATATTCGGGAGAGTGGCGACATCCTAAATGTAGTGGGTATGGGCGTTAAGCGAATAGGCACGGATCATTCAACGTTCCAACCGACACCATCAACGTCTCATGCTGGTTCACGAGCCGGGCATGGGGGACACCATCGACCGCCGTCCAAAGGCGGGACACCTCCCAGACTTTCCTGGTGTGGTCATTTGCCTTTGTGAACCGGTCACCGACTTGGATGGGTGGAGTTTTTCGCCCGAATATCGCCATTGTCGCCCGAAATGATTGCCTGCGCTCGTCCTGCTGTATCTCGAATCGCTTGGATTTGTCCAAAAAACTTTCGATACTCTGACAGCGTGTGCTTTGCCACCAGGTCACAGGCCAGGAAATTGAACAGGGGCCCATGGCCAGTTCGCCCGCACGATCGAATAGGCTGAAATAATAGGCCACCGGCAAACGACACATCCATCCAAGCCCCCTGTCGGGCTGAAACTGTCATTTGCGCCACATCCAGCCCTTCAATCGCGCGGACATTGCCAGCGGCATCCGCAACCGAATCCGGGTTCCCGGCCCCATGGCGCGCTGGACCGCATGATGAACGAAAAGTATGCACAGCGCCCCCACCGCGATCGCGACGAAAAGATGCACGAACAAGATCGCAACCGTCAGGCCAATGGCCACGACCAAAAGCAGCCGAAGCCATCCTGCGGAATTTACCGCCCGGCGAATCTCCTCGAAGCCGAAAGCATTATTATGCGCCACACTCCTCCCCTTTCGATTGCGAGCCCCGATCAAAGCCGCATGCCCCCATGATTGGGCCCCATACGGGCGGGGCTCGTCAAACGATTGTTGCATCCTTGGAGATATGTTGCCGCTCATCAGATATTGCGACTTATTTTTACTCTCTGTCCTTAGGCCGATTTATGCTAGAGTCAGTGATCGAATTCGAGATGATTCGCCCTGCGGGAGACGCCGCCGATGCCGCTTCCCCACGGCTCGGATCGTAAGCCTCGCGGCTTTGGAATGTAGCTTGAACTTTGGCCGGATTTGCCGGCGATCCCGGTTGACTTTTGGTCGCGCTGACTGACTAAGTAACTCTGGCATGGGGCATTGCCGTAGTTGGGCCGCCCGTTAAAGCAGGTCGTGAGACGAGGAAGAGGAATGAACCAGACCAATCCGCTCCCCGAATGGACCGATGATTTATCCGTGAACGTCGAAATCATCGACGAAGATCATCAGGCGTTCTTTCGCTTGGCGGCTCTGATGAATGACGTGACCGCCACGCCCGACAACGATCAGCTCTACCTCATCGAAACCTCCATCAATATCCTCGAGGAATATATCGAGGGGCATTTCCTGCGCGAGCAAAAGGCCATGGCCAAGGCCGACTACGCCTATCTGGTCGAGCATATCGCGGCGCACGACGCCTTTGCCGACCGGGTAACCCGCATCGTTCAGGACTACCGCCAGACGGGCAATATCGAACATATCGGCGCCCTGGCGCATTTGGTCACGGATTGGCTGAATATCCACATCCGGGGGGTAGATGCCCAATACAAAGGGATCTTGACCAACGCGAATGTGGATGACCGCCCCCTGGTGTATATGGCCGCAGGCCTGGACACCGAGCTTGCCTCATAGCCAAAGGTACGAAAGCCCCCCGTCGGCAGATGCGCCTCTTCCTTCGGGCTTGGGGATAAGGCGGGCCGTCGTGCGCAAGGACGGCCCGGATGGGATTGCCGACCCCGACGGGTTCAGACAGAATGGGCCTGTCAGCGTCAGCACAGGGTCCTGAGAGATGGCGCATCCTTCGATACTGTCCGTAGCGCTGGCGAACCTGCAGAAATCCCATGAATTCCTGCTGAAAATTCTGGACGCCTGCGGCAACATCCCCGGAGCCCCCGGCGCCGCGTCTGATCAGGAAATGATGGCCGCTATCGCCCATTTGGCGCATTTGACCGAATCCGTGATTCAGGAGGGCGAATATGCCCGCGAGAACGGCGGCGACTTCGTGGCCGCCGACATCTTTTCCGAAACAGCCCCCGACACCCAGGCATCCCTTCTCCAGGCGCCCCCCGCCGACGATAAAATGCTCCGCCTCCGGGTCATCTTGCAGATATGCCTGGAACAAAGCGAACGGAACTGGCTCCAGGCCAAGCGGCTGAAATCCGAAAACGCCGCCCTGCGGCGCGGCATGAAGCAGGTCGCCGCCGATGTGGCCGCCGCCCGCTCGATGCTGCCGCCGGTCGCTGCTGCCGCCCCTCGACCAGCCCCGGCCCCGGCACCCATCACGGCGGCAAGACCGTCGCCCGCGGCGATGCCCATGACGGTGACGCGACTGGCCGGACAGCAGAAGCTTCGGCTGAAATAGGGGTTCGGCGCCGAACTCGTCGAACGCCCCGCCCATGGCCCTGATCAGGGCTTCTTCCCCGCCCTCTCCCCACGCGAACGCAAAAGATCGGCAACCCCGTTCTGGCTTGCCACCCCGTCGATCGCCTCGGCGGGCGGATGAAACCGGCTCGCCCCGCGCTTGCTGCGCTTGTTGCGCGTCAGATCGGCCAATTCAAACTGTTCCTCCTCCATTTTCTGGAGCCTCCCGATTCCCTCCCAGGCGAAATCCAACTTTCGCTTCATGGTTTCGTCGGATTTGCGTCCGCCCACGACCGCGACGATTTCCTCCACCGAGGCCAATCGCTCCTGCAGAAGGTCGCTGCCTCCCAGGGCGATTTCTCCGCCGTTCAGATACTTCTCCATATCGGCGATGATCGCATCCAGCCTACCGAGGGACATTTGCCCCAAGATGTCGATGAACAAAGCCTTCATCGTCTCGATCTTCTGCCGCAGCGGATTGTCCTGGCCGCGATGGGAACCTTTGTTCAAGTCCACCAGGGCGACAAGGTTCACCAGCCTATCCGCCGCCTCCATGATCTCGGCACGCACGACCTTGCGCGTCCGTTCATCATCGGTGGCATGCAGGGCTTCCTTCAGATGCTCGATTCTGGCGGCGATTTCGCTCACGCCATTGAAGATAATGGATGCCTGGGAATTGGGATCCTCCCCCACGACGGCCGGCGCATGCGGTCGGCGCGGGGCCAGGCCCAGCTCCCCGGAATGGCCCGCGGCGGCAAGCTTGCGGGGGGCCGGAGCCGGAGCCGGAGACGGAGACGGAAACGGCGATTGCGTCGCGCAGTCCTGGCGGTCGGCAGCGCGACGGAACGGCCCTTCGTAAAGGCCCGGAGCGGGATTGCGGCGGCAAGGCCCCCGAAAGGTCGGGTTGGCGATGAACTCGCGCTTTTCATTCAAGGCGCGATTGACGTTTTTCAGCATGCTGCGCGTGCTGATGGGCAGGGTCATGACGCAATTGGCCCCGGAATTGCGCATCATGGACAGATTACCGACATCCATGTGACTGATGACGCAAATCATCGGCCCGGTCACGACGCCTTCGGGGGTTTCCATTCTGATGCGCCGAATCATGTCGAGCGGTTCGTCGATATCGGTACCGGCGCAAACGATCAGGTCATAGATGCCGGAAGCGGCGAACTTAATCGCTTCGGTCAGGATGCCCGACTTCAAAACGTCGGCAAATCCAATCTGATGCAAGGATGTCGCGATCAAGCTGCAAAGCGAATCGTCCGAGGCCACGACCATGCATGCCTTGCCTAAGAAGGAGGTATTCAATGACATTCCACAATCCTTGGCCCCACGCGCGCTCCGCATCTCAGGGAATAGAACCAGCCGATGAAAACGGAAAAAGCCATTCCGTGCTAGTCTGGATCCGATGAATAGGTATTGAAGCATGGTTATGACCGGGTTATCAAACCCCTTGCGAATTGAAGGGGGCATACGGCAACCTTAACGCCTGGGGCCGAGGCTTACGCCAAGTCCGGTATTCGGCCAAGACAGGAGACAAGGATGGGCACGGAAAAGGGGGTGCCTTCACCGGAAACGGACAGTGCGCGGGACGCCAAGATGGCGGAAATTCTCGAAAAGATGCGCGTCCTGCTGACCGGTGAGCAGCCGCAGGCGGCACCGCGCGCGCCCGAACCGCCGAAGCCCACCCCCGTCGCCGAGCCCCCAAAGCCCTGCGCCCCCGCCGCCGTGAACGATCGGGATCAGTTCCCCCACACGGTGGCGGACCGGTTGATGGCCGGGCAAAGCCCGGTCCAAGTCTATCGCGAATACCGCGGCATGACCCGCGAGTCCCTGGCTCGGACGGCGGGAATCAACCTCGAAACGCTGGCCGCCCTGGAAGCCGGGTTTGACATGATCGTGCTGCGCAAGATCGCCGAAGCCCTGAAAATCGACGTCCGGCGGCTGCTTTAGCGTCGGGCCTCAAAATGTGAGGCACGACGCTCAGGCGAGCATTGAGCTCAAGACGGATTCTTGCGGTGCGGCACCACCGCCGTATTGGGGCGGCGCCGGATCATCAGGGCGAAACCATCGCGCACCCGGGTCAGGACGCGAACTGTCGCCCGCTCGGCCCCCGCCATCCGCTTGAAGACCTGATAGGCTCGCCGCCGCCCGCCGCCCGGCCCCACCTGGGCATAGGTCTTGAACCGTACGTTCCGCACAACGCGACGGCCGAAACGGGTCCGGAGAAAGGCCAGCAGCAGGCCGTTCTTGGCTAACCAGGCGACGAGAATCACCATGGCGTGCGCGAACACGCCCTTGATGAGCACTCCAAACAGAAACAATAAAATACCGGCGATGATCGCTGTCAGCATAGCCGCTTTCCAAACCCATGGGCCGCGCCGAGATCCCCGGGCGATAAGCGCCCGGTCTCCATAGGCCGGAGCAAACCGTCGGCAATCTTAGTCGAAGGGAAAAAATACGTCATCTTCTATGGTTCGGAAACGGGGCCGATCGCGCCGAATTCGGCGCCGAAACCGGATCAGCGGCCCGCAGGCCCGGAACGGCCGGTGGTCTGCGACTTCGGCGAGCGGGCGGCGTCGAACTGCGGCAAGGGCAACACCCCGGCCTCGATTTCCTTCACCTGGGCCACGATGCCTTGGGCTTTCTTGACCGCGTCCTTGACCTCGCTGTCGAGCATGTCGATGCCGCCGCGGACATTGATCAGGAATTGGACATAGCTCATGCGAGCCTGCATGGCGAGACCGATATTGAAAGACAGTCCGGCACGCCCGGACAAAATGTCCTCGCCGGACTTGATCAGCCGAGAAAGCTGGGCGCGCAGGAGCGATTCCGCGCTGGCATCCACCGATTTGCGGATAATGCGCAGACGCTCGATATCCGCCGCCGAGCAGCCGTGCTGCTCGATGCGCATCTGCGCCAGCGCCATGAGGTTGATGAGGCGCTCTTCGGCATCGGCCACCGCCGTGGTCAGAGCCCCCTGCGCCTCGGCGCCGGTGGTGGTCACCAACCGCGCCAGAAGCTGCTCGATCAGGCGGGCGGTGACGAAGGCCTTGTCGATCACCGCGCGGGTCTGGCGGTCGCCCCCTTCGTCCTCCTCGGCCTCATCCGCCCTGGGACGCGCTGGCGCCGCGAAAGAGCCCAACTGCGGCGCGGCCGCCGCCATTCCGGGCACCGGCGGCAAGGAACGCTCTCCCTGCAAGTCCTGCCGGATGGCCCGCCGTTCCGATTTCTCGACCGCCTGATTTAGCTGCTCGGCGATGCGGTCCTCGGCCCGGCGGAACGGTCCCTGGTGGCCCTTGGGCGACCGGCGACGACGGCAGCGGCCGCGATAGGTGGCGGTGGAAATGAAAGGCCGCTTGCCGTCCATGGCGGATAATAGCTTCGCCTGCACCGCCATCAGCGAGGTCGGCATGGCGATGACCTCGCAGATTCCGGCCTCGCGGGTTTCCTGCAGCAGTTCCGGCGTCCAGTCCCGGCCCAGGCTGATGATGGGCAGCGTATTGGCGGGAGCGGGCATTTCCCAACGGACAAGGCGGGCGATGGCAATGCCCCCGCCGCCCGGCACGTCGTTTTGGGAGATGATCAGGTCGATGGAGGGATTGGCGCGAAGGGCATGCGTTACCCCTCCAACATCGGAGAGATATTCGACATCATGCATCTTCAGCCCAAGCAACAACTCACGCAGCACCCTGCGCAGGCCGCCATCTGCGATAGCAACTAGACCCTTACAGGCGGCAAATGGCTTCATCTTGAGGATCTACCCCTTTCGAACGCCACCGATCAGGTGTGTATCGAAGCATTGCCAAGGCCGCAGCACAACCCTCGAATTACGAGAATTACTGGATATTTTTGCGCCGAGGTTGAACTGGCCAGCCGGGCCATTCCATCTTTCGAACACGATTTCCTCGCCCCCCATGGACTCGGCACATCATACGGAATAAGCTTGTCATACGGAATAAGCTTGTCATACGGAATATGCTTGTCATACGGAATAAGCTTGCCGTCAAGCGGCACCCTCCTTCGGCGTGCCAAGAGATGAGGTCGAGGTAATGGGACCGACGAACCAAACTCTCCGCCGCATATGCCACCCATTCATTAAATACAATTCCGACAAATTATGAGTTAATGCATGCTAACTCTGCCATCATTTAAGAACATTGCATGCCTTCTGATTTCATCAGACAAGAAAAAGCGCCGCCTGCTGGCCGACGTTCTTAACCAGATTGGGATTGGTGTTATTCACGAAACTGATACGGTTGAACATGCCACTTTACAGCTTCGTTACACAACCATCGATCTCGTCATTTGGGCAGAGGCTGGCGATGATCACATCGACCTGCTGAAGCATATCCGGCGCGAGTCTTCCCCCAGAGCCCGGACGGTTCCATTCCTGTGCGTCACGGAAGGATGGGATAATGAGCGTCTGACCCAAGCCAGGGATGCCGGTGCCTCCGGCTTCGCCACCCTCCCCCTCACTCTGCGGGGAATGCTGAGAGCCGTCTCGGCGCTTCTCGCCGACTCGCGCGAATTCATCAATTGCGGCGGCTATGCCGGTCCCGACCGCAGGCGGAACGATCTTCCCAACTATCAGGGACCGCGTCGCCGCGCCACCGATGGAACGGCCCCGCGCCCGGCGGCGGAAACCGCACCGTCGAAACCGTCCGCCGCCGCCCGGCCCGAAAATGCCGCCGAGGCGCAGAGCGGCGCGACCGCCGAGGCGCCAAGCCGGCCGCCGTCTAAAGCCACCGCCGGAATCGGCATGGCCACAACATCCGGCGGCGGCCAAGGCCCCGATATCCAACATCTGCCACCGTCCAACCGCCGCGTCCAGGTCGTCCAAGAGGCCCTGCGCATCTCTCAAGAGCTTCAAGCCCTGCTTCACGACCCCGCCGCGGAAAACGCCAAGGCGAAGATCAGCGACCATTTCAATCGCCTGATGAACCTCATGGGGCTGGTCCACGGCTATTGCCGGGAGGAAGGCGAGGCAGGGTCCTTCTTCAAGAAGAAATATGCCGAGATCATGGCGACCGTCAGTAAGTTCTCGTTGGGAATCCTGGCCTCCGGCCTCGAACGGACCGTCCAGGAATCGTCTCGGATCGTCGATGGAACCGCTCCCGCCGCATTGGGATCGTCATCGAAGATCTTTTACAAGATGTCCGAATTCGACACCTTGATCACAATGCTCGGCGGCTACCCCTCGCTCTCCCTCGACCTGTTGGAGATGATCAAGACCGGATGGCAGAACGTGCTGTCGCTGACGGCCCGAGACAATACCCTCAGCGAGCTGGAAAAGGATGACGCCGCACCGCTGAAGCTTGTGGCCGCCAAGCGACTGAACGATGCGGATCTAATCTTGCAAGAGCGCCGCGCCGCCGATTCCCAAGAGGCCGCCTTCCAGCGCCTCAACCGATCGCCGACGGCGTAGCGGCCCCGGTCCCTAGCCCAGTTTGGGCGCCGTATCCCCCCCCCCTTCAGGCTCCGTTTCTCCATCAGGAAGCGGGAAAATCCCGGACGGTTCAGGATCATCCTGTGGGCATTCTTCTTGACCTGCGGGTGCTGCGCGGCGTGACCTTCTTCATGGACAGCGGCATGGCCACATAGGCTGAAGCGCCCGAATAGATGGGCTGGGCTTCGAACGCTTCCGCATCATGAGAGGGCGAGCCCAGAACGACGATCGGCAGCTTCTTCTTGCACCGCGCCTTACCCGCCCGGATCAGATTGATGACGTCGAGAGTGGACTGTCCCTCGATCTCGGACGCGACGATCAGCAGTTCGATCTCGCAAACACTCAAGACACTCAGGACCTCCTTGAAGTTCCCCGCCTCCGTCACACGGGCATAGCTCGACGCCCGCATGATTGCATGGATCAGCCCGCGCGAGCTGCCGCTTCAATCCGCCAGTAAAATCTGCTGCCGCATCATCATGACCGCCTCCCTGATGGGTTTGGAACGGAAAGGCAGCAACGGATGGGGGAAGTCAGGACCCGGCGAGGCGAGGCGCGGGCGCCTCGACCAGATGGGCGAATTCATCCACCGCCGCCGCCGTCTCGATGACGGTAGTCTTTGCTGCATCCCCGGATTGGGGAATGAACCGGATGCGGATGTGACAGGCATGTGGCTCTTCCCGGGCGATCCTGCTTTCTAGTTCCCGGGTCAGAGCATGGCATTCCTCGACCGTGACCCGGCTTGAAATGGAAAGCTGCAGATCCACTTCCCAGGTTTCCCCCATGCGTCGACCGCGCAGATCCACGACACTGACGCCGGGATGGTGGGCGGCCAGCAATTGCCGGATGCCCTCGATGCGATGGGAGGGAACGCTGCCATCCATCAAGCCGTGGATGCTGTCCCAGGCGATCACCGCGCCGATGCGCAAAACCAGCAGCGACACCAAGATGGCGGCCAGATGATCCGCCGCCACCCATCCCAGGATGGACAAAACGATGCCCGCCAGCACCGCCAGAGACGAATAGGCGTCGCCCCGATTGTCGGCGGCGGCGGCCATTATGGCGGGACTGTTCGTGTGTTCGGCCACGCAGCGCAGATAGCGATGCATCAGTTCGGCGGTTCCGGCTGAGATCAAGGCGCCGAAAACGGCCCATACCTCGGGGACCTGCACATGGCCGGAGCCGAGATGGCTGACATTGTACCACAGCATGGCGGCGGCCCCGACCATCAGGCTGATGCCGATGAAATTGGCCGACAGGAATTGAACCTTGCCGTAGCCGTAGGGAAAGGCGGAATTGGCCGGTCGGCTGGACAGCTTGACGCTGGCCAGATTGATGCCCTTGGTCAGGAAATCGCCGAAGGAATGCAGGGAATGGGCCTGAAGCGCCATGCTGCCGCTCAGCACCCCCAAAGCGGTCTTGAACACGGCGAGAGCCAGGGCGGTGAACATGTCCAGCCAAGCCGCTCGGTCACGACATTCCTGGCATTTGCTTGGTTTCATCGGCCTTCCCAGCATCGGCGACGCCAATGCGCACCGTGGTTTATTCTATAGCAGTAGCTTGCCGTCCCTGGCAACCGCACC is part of the Paramagnetospirillum magnetotacticum MS-1 genome and harbors:
- the mamV gene encoding CDF transporter MamV, yielding MKPSKCQECRDRAAWLDMFTALALAVFKTALGVLSGSMALQAHSLHSFGDFLTKGINLASVKLSSRPANSAFPYGYGKVQFLSANFIGISLMVGAAAMLWYNVSHLGSGHVQVPEVWAVFGALISAGTAELMHRYLRCVAEHTNSPAIMAAAADNRGDAYSSLAVLAGIVLSILGWVAADHLAAILVSLLVLRIGAVIAWDSIHGLMDGSVPSHRIEGIRQLLAAHHPGVSVVDLRGRRMGETWEVDLQLSISSRVTVEECHALTRELESRIAREEPHACHIRIRFIPQSGDAAKTTVIETAAAVDEFAHLVEAPAPRLAGS